A genomic segment from Salvelinus alpinus chromosome 8, SLU_Salpinus.1, whole genome shotgun sequence encodes:
- the LOC139582768 gene encoding myb/SANT-like DNA-binding domain-containing protein 4 isoform X2 yields MATRAAYFSPSEAQILMEAYEEVKDIIKKKGNTATVIKQREKAWQSIADRLNALNMNGPKRTWQQVKIKYKNILQNAVKKNTHRQGTGGGSPKADLTPAEDMALELNKGRPVLEGIPGGKETSIGSSQDATRFIQEPPAQAPDDADPGEGPSAAATAHDGDDDEEETISLDSRRHEDPDAIQWENQPGNISSQAIRKLYGNHLRRQIELADIDIQYKKKKMENLALESEIKKRTIRKLDLEIKKLERELQEDDTAQNKNLVYSRKVK; encoded by the exons atggcaactagagccgcgtacttttccccgtcggaagcacaaatcctcatggaggcatacgaggaggtaaaagatataattaagaagaaaggcaacaccgccacagtgataaagcaaagagaaaaagcgtggcaaagtattgcagaccgcctgaatgc attaaacatgaacgggccaaaacggacatggcagcaggtcaaaatcaaatacaagaacattctgcagaatg cagtgaaaaagaatacccacagacaaggcacgggtggtgggtcaccaaaggctgaccttaccccagcagaggacatggccttggagctaaataaaggcaggcccgtcttagaggggatccctggggggaaagagacgagcataggttcctcccaagatgccacccgcttcattcaag agccaccagcacaagcaccagacgatgctgatcca ggtgaaggccccagtgcagcagcaacagcacatgatggagacgatgatgaggaggagaccatctctctggattccagaaggcatgag gacccagatgctatacagtgggaaaaccagcctggcaacata agctcacaagctatcagaaagttgtatggcaaccacctccggcgccaaatagaactggcagacatagacattcagtacaagaagaaaaagatggaaaatcttgcactggagtccgaaataaaaaagaggacaattaggaaactggaccttgaaataaaaaaacttgagagggag ctccaagaagatgacacagctcaaaataaaaatttggtatattctcgtaaagtcaagtga
- the LOC139582767 gene encoding syntaxin-11-like isoform X1, whose product MITCYSGSLHHNRTDPAMRDRLSHMQELSQSNGHVEQMDYAESGESVSGDSINVDLEEELPHQAVVWDNTPELEEVFSQSQQVHREVQLIRLEVKRLREQNSRVLQGTTRMSVVKRDSNAIAADIKARAEGVLTCLKDMDAAVRELEAAHGSNAAVTRIARTQYACLSNSFRDAMFDYNEAEMSHRESCKAHIQRQMEIVGREVTGEEVEEMIETGQWNVFNENILSEGKTARSALNQIESRHRELLDLESRIQSIHEIFLDVALLVEEQGPMMNTIQTNVQTTDVAIQEALVKISKAKRHNKNNPFKKMFCCCFPCVK is encoded by the exons ATGATAACGTGTTATAGTGGTAGCCTACATCATAACAGAACAG ACCCAGCCATGAGGGACCGTCTGAGCCACATGCAGGAGCTGTCCCAGTCCAACGGCCATGTGGAGCAGATGGACTATGCCGAGTCCGGGGAGTCCGTCTCCGGGGACTCCATCAATGTGGACCTGGAGGAGGAGCTCCCTCACCAGGCTGTGGTGTGGGACAACACCCCTGAACTGGAGGAGGTCTTCTCCCAGTCCCAGCAGGTCCACCGTGAGGTTCAGCTTATCCGCCTCGAGGTCAAACGCCTCCGTGAGCAGAACTCACGCGTGCTCCAGGGCACCACTAGGATGTCAGTCGTTAAGAGAGACTCCAACGCCATCGCAGCTGACATCAAGGCCCGTGCTGAGGGTGTGCTGACGTGCCTCAAGGACATGGACGCCGCAGTGCGGGAGCTGGAGGCAGCGCATGGCTCCAACGCCGCCGTGACTCGCATCGCCAGGACCCAGTACGCCTGCCTGAGCAACAGCTTCCGTGATGCCATGTTCGACTACAATGAGGCAGAGATGAGCCACAGGGAGAGTTGCAAAGCCCACATTCAGAGGCAGATGGAGATCGTGGGGCGGGAGGTGACtggtgaggaggtggaggagatgatCGAGACGGGCCAGTGGAATGTCTTCAATGAGAACATCCTGTCAGAGGGCAAGACAGCGCGGTCGGCGCTCAACCAGATCGAGAGCCGCCACCGAGAGCTGCTGGACCTGGAGAGCAGGATCCAGAGCATCCATGAGATCTTCCTGGATGTGGCTCTGCTGGTGGAGGAGCAGGGCCCCATGAtgaacaccatccagaccaatGTCCAGACCACAGATGTGGCCATCCAGGAGGCACTGGTCAAAATCAGCAAGGCCAAGCGCCACAACAAGAACAACCCCTTCAAGAAGATGTTCTGCTGCTGCTTCCCCTGTGTCAAATGA
- the LOC139582767 gene encoding syntaxin-11-like isoform X2, producing the protein MAADPAMRDRLSHMQELSQSNGHVEQMDYAESGESVSGDSINVDLEEELPHQAVVWDNTPELEEVFSQSQQVHREVQLIRLEVKRLREQNSRVLQGTTRMSVVKRDSNAIAADIKARAEGVLTCLKDMDAAVRELEAAHGSNAAVTRIARTQYACLSNSFRDAMFDYNEAEMSHRESCKAHIQRQMEIVGREVTGEEVEEMIETGQWNVFNENILSEGKTARSALNQIESRHRELLDLESRIQSIHEIFLDVALLVEEQGPMMNTIQTNVQTTDVAIQEALVKISKAKRHNKNNPFKKMFCCCFPCVK; encoded by the exons ATGGCTGCAG ACCCAGCCATGAGGGACCGTCTGAGCCACATGCAGGAGCTGTCCCAGTCCAACGGCCATGTGGAGCAGATGGACTATGCCGAGTCCGGGGAGTCCGTCTCCGGGGACTCCATCAATGTGGACCTGGAGGAGGAGCTCCCTCACCAGGCTGTGGTGTGGGACAACACCCCTGAACTGGAGGAGGTCTTCTCCCAGTCCCAGCAGGTCCACCGTGAGGTTCAGCTTATCCGCCTCGAGGTCAAACGCCTCCGTGAGCAGAACTCACGCGTGCTCCAGGGCACCACTAGGATGTCAGTCGTTAAGAGAGACTCCAACGCCATCGCAGCTGACATCAAGGCCCGTGCTGAGGGTGTGCTGACGTGCCTCAAGGACATGGACGCCGCAGTGCGGGAGCTGGAGGCAGCGCATGGCTCCAACGCCGCCGTGACTCGCATCGCCAGGACCCAGTACGCCTGCCTGAGCAACAGCTTCCGTGATGCCATGTTCGACTACAATGAGGCAGAGATGAGCCACAGGGAGAGTTGCAAAGCCCACATTCAGAGGCAGATGGAGATCGTGGGGCGGGAGGTGACtggtgaggaggtggaggagatgatCGAGACGGGCCAGTGGAATGTCTTCAATGAGAACATCCTGTCAGAGGGCAAGACAGCGCGGTCGGCGCTCAACCAGATCGAGAGCCGCCACCGAGAGCTGCTGGACCTGGAGAGCAGGATCCAGAGCATCCATGAGATCTTCCTGGATGTGGCTCTGCTGGTGGAGGAGCAGGGCCCCATGAtgaacaccatccagaccaatGTCCAGACCACAGATGTGGCCATCCAGGAGGCACTGGTCAAAATCAGCAAGGCCAAGCGCCACAACAAGAACAACCCCTTCAAGAAGATGTTCTGCTGCTGCTTCCCCTGTGTCAAATGA
- the LOC139582768 gene encoding putative nuclease HARBI1 isoform X1 produces the protein MKAQNCVFLSALTMACPFVRDVVDEEALVLRRAFRRERVFRDRLDPLAFPDDHLYERYRFSADGIRYLCRLLGPRIKHRTARSHALSVEQMVCVALRFFASGAFLYSVGDAEQLNKATICRTIRSVCLAIKALADVFISFPGHRRLCDIKEEFYRIAGFPNVIGAVDCTHIRIKAPSGAHEADFVNRKSFHSINVQMVCNADCVISNVVAKWPGSVHDSRIFRASEIYQCLSQGEFSGVLLGDRGYGCQPFLLTPFTDPQEAQQAYNHAHARTRARVEMTFGLLKARFHCLHKLRVSPVRACDITVACAVLHNVACLRKERAPRVPPAMDWDNPAIFPDDDSGRLLRDQYVLNYFS, from the exons atgaaggcccaaaattgtgtgttcctttctgctctgacaatggcatgcccattcgtgcgagatgtggtggatgaagaagcacttgtgctgaggagagccttcaggcgagaaagggtcttcagggaccggttggacccactggccttccctgatgaccatctatatgaaagatacaggttttctgcagatggcatcaggtatctatgcagactactgggtcccaggattaagcaccgcactgcacggagccatgcactgagtgtggagcaaatggtttgtgtggccttgcgcttttttgctagtggagccttcctgtactcagtgggggatgcagaacagctgaacaaggccacaatttgccgcacaataaggagtgtgtgtctggctatcaaagcattagcagatgtcttcatctccttccctggccacagaagactctgtgacatcaaagaggagttctataggattgcag gtttccccaatgtcattggtgcagtggactgcacacacataaggataaaagccccctcaggtgcccatgaggccgattttgtgaataggaaatcctttcacagcattaatgttcag atggtctgcaatgctgactgtgtgatcagcaatgttgtggcaaaatggcctggctcagtccatgactccagaatctttcgggcctctgaaatctatcagtgcctatcacaag gtgaattctctggtgtgttgctgggagacagggggtatggctgccagccttttctcctgacacctttcacagacccccaggaagcacagcaggcctacaaccatgcccatgccaggaccagggccagagttgaaatgacctttggcctcctgaaggcacgctttcactgccttcacaaattaagggtcagccctgttagggcatgtgatattactgtggcttgtgctgtcctccacaatgtggcctgcctgaggaaggagagggcccccagagtgccaccagccatggactgggacaatccggcaatcttccctgatgacgacagtggtcggctgctgagggaccaatatgtgttgaattattttagttag